TGCTCTGGCGACATATAGGCAACTGTGCCTAGTGTGGTACCTTCTTTGGTGAGCTTAGTCTTGCCGCTGATCTTAGCCAACCCAAAGTCCATGATCTTGACAGAGCCTTTAAGTGTGAGCATGATGTTGGCTGATTTAATGTCACGGTGAACCACGCCCTCTTCGTGGGCAGCCTGTAACCCTTGTGCGATTTGGATGGCAAGATTGAGGGTATCATAAATTGGAATGGGGCCAGCTTCGATCTTATCCTTCAGTTCCTGACCCTTGATGTATTCCATAACGATGAACATCTCATCATCGACTTCTTCTATGTTGTAGATAGTAGCTATATTGGCATGATTAAGAGCGGCAGCCGCCTGTGCCTCAATCTTGAAACGCTTACCTTCTTCTTCATTTGCAGCGATTTGACGCGGCAGAAACTTAATGGCCACTTCACGCTTGAGGTTAGTATCTTCCGCTTTATACACGACGCCCATGCCACCTTCGCCAAGTTTATCAAGGATTTTGTAGTGAGATATGGTTTGGCCGATCATTCTTTGATTCTCATAAGATAGTTTTGATTTTAGTCAGCAGATATTTCTTCTACAATGATACTGCATATTACTAGTTGAGAAATACAAAATCAACGATTTTTTTGGCTTTAGTTGGATATTTGCATGGCTGGTTAATTTCTTAGATTGTGGATATAGTTTCAAATGTGGTTGGATAATATTTTATAAAAAGTGTAAGTAAAATCGTGTGTACTAAATGTCCCAATATGTCTACATTTAGCCCTCCCCTTAATAAAAAAGGTTCGCCTTTGTGTATTGTTTTTATTGAATTTAAGCTTGTAGCGGATGTAGGATTCGAACCTAGTCCGCCAGTTGGCCGATATGAGCCCAACGAGCTAGAATTAAGATCATTAAAACTTTAAAAGACAAACTATGTTGGCTATTTCTGGAAAATTCTTTAAATAAATTTTAGGACGCTAATATATCTTATCCCCCTTCATATTTCGGGTGTATGGGGTCTCAGAATCGGAATTATTAGGTTCTCGTCTTTTTAAGTTAAAATTTACCCAAAATATTTAAAAGCGGAAAATTCAAACATAAATGATAATTCCAAATAAGCGACTGAGTTCATCCAAACGTTGCACATCGACCCCCAAAAACTGGGATCGAGTGCGAACGCCTATTCGTTACACCTTATAGTTTTATTATCCGTATTTGATATATTTCCTCTCGTTTTTTTTGCTTTGAGTTTTTCTAAGAAGTTGCTATGTAAGAAGTTGCTATGTCATATGCGTAAAGCCAGCATTGGAGATGATGCATTCAAAAAAAAGTAACCTACTTCTTTATTTATAATTATCACTTTCTATTGAATTTATATCCGACTATATTTATACTTACTTACTTTAAAGTGAATGTAAAACACAATTTGTTTGATATACGGAAATCTAAATAGAGATTGGAATTTAATCAGTGATCGAAAGACGTAAAACCAGGCAAGTAAACGTTGGAAATATAAAAATTGGCGGTGATGCTCCGATTTCCGTGCAATCTATGACAACTAAAAAAACAGAGGATGTCGAAGCTATAGTCGCGGAAATTAGACGAATGGAAGAGGCCGGATGTGAAATTATTCGGATAACGGTGCCGAATGACGAGGCAGCAGATGGATTTGCGGAAATTCGTAAAAGAATAAAATCTCCATTGGTTGCCGACATCCACTTTAATTATCGCATGGCATTGCGGGCTATCGAAGCCGGGGCTGATAAAATTCGCTTAAATCCGGGAAATATTGGCTCGGTAGATCGAATTCGAGCAGTACTTAAGGCAGCTAAAGAGCGTGGTATTCCGATTCGGATTGGTGTGAATTCAGGCTCTGTCGAACGCGACTTACTCGAGAAATATGGCTATCCTACTCCCGAAGCCATGGTGGAAAGTGCGATAAAGAATGTTGAGATTTGCCAGGATTTTGGCTTCGACGATATCGTTATTTCCGTAAAATCTTCCGATGTTGCAACCATGATTCAATGTTATCAATTGCTTTCTGAAAAAGTGGATTTCCCTTTGCATTTAGGCGTTACTGAAGCTGGTCTCAAGGAAAAAGGATCTATCAAATCTTCTATAGGAATCGGCACGCTGTTATCCCAGGGAATTGGCGATACCATTCGAGTTTCACTTACGGAAGATGTGGTTGAAGAAGTTAAAGTTGGTTATGAAATCCTGAAGTCACTTAGAATACGTAATTATGGAGTTAATATTGTTGCATGTCCAACCTGCGGTCGAATTGAGGTGGACTTGGTAGACATCGTTACAAAAGTTGAAAAGCAGTTGGAGAAATACAAGGATAAAAACTTAACAGTTTCCATATTAGGATGTGCCGTGAATGGCCCCGGTGAAGCACGTGAAGCGGATATAGGACTTGCTTTTGGGAAAGGGTCGGCTCTCGTTTTTAAGAAAGGCGTTAAAGAAAGAATGCTTAACGAGGATGAAGTTGTGAACTATTTAAAAGAAGAAATAGAGAATTGGCCAGACCCGGAATAAAATCATAAAACAGTTTTGTGTCATGTTTAACCCCCGCCAAAAAATCCAACCGACACTGATATGAATTCTTCTACGGACACAATTGATAATCAGGATTCCTATTTCAAGCACAGTTCAAATTTGCATTATTATTTGATGGTTGGATTTGTCTGTATGTTTGTATTTACCGGCATTTTTTTATTCCTGCAGAATTGGCAGAATAAAAATAAAACCCGCGATAGTGTAATAATCCGTATTTTTCCTCAAAATCAGAGCCATATTGAACAATTGCGTCAGATGAAGTTCGTTTCCGGTGATCAAGACGTTTCAGATTATTTGGAGATTTCCGGAAAAGTGAGTAATGTGATAGAGCTAAATCGTCTCGGGATTCCAACAGCTGTACTTTTTGAAACTGAACAGCAGGATACAGTCGATGCATTTTATCCAACATATGATAACATCCTAAAACAATTACAAGAATTGGCATCAATCCATCCGGAGATTATGACCATAGAGAAGATTGGGTATTCGCAATTTAATCATAAACCGATAAAAGCTGTTAAAATTTCCGGCAATGTAAAGATAGATGAGGATGAGCCGTCGGTTCTTTTTATGGGGGGGCATCATGCTCGAGAACCCATGGGGACGCAAGTTTGTTTGGCGATGATCAGGCACCTGGTGAATAACAAAAACAAAGATCATGTTAAACACTGGCTTAATCACTTAAGTATTTGGATTGTGCCTTGTGTCAATCCGGACGGCTATGATTACGTCCTTACACAAAATAATAAATTTCCCTGGTGGCGAAAGAATTTGCGTGACAATAATAATAACGGCGTATTCGAACCAGAAATAGATGGGGTTGACCTGAATCGTAATTATGATTTTAATTGGGCCAATGGTGGACGCAAAGAAAACAAAAGTTGGTATTTTAGAGGTAAAACTCCCAGTTCGGAAAGTGAGATAAAAGCCATCATGAATTTAGCCGAAAGAGAGCGATTTGTATTAGCCATTGACTACCATAGTTTTGGCGAAGTTGTGATGTTCCCATGGGCGTTAGAAATGAAACCACCTGACGAAGTTTTTATCAGAGATCTGGCATCCGGATTATCTCAGAATCTTTCAAAATTTAAATTGAAAAAAAAGTATGATATAGTTTATTTGAATGGCCAATCCGGTCAGAGTGCAAACTGGCTCTATGCAAATTGGCGGACGTTTGCTTTAATCGTTGAAATAGGTAAGGAATTTTTCCCTTCTAAAGAGGCTCACCATGAACTAATTACCGCACAATTAAAAGGGATGGATTATTTATTGGATCGAGTATTGTCCAGTAGCTTGGTTGGCCATGTTTATGATATTGAAAATCGAAAACCTTTACCAGCAATGATCCAATTGGAACAGGATTTCTCGCCGGCTGTAGAACCAACTCGATGCGATGAAAAATATGGCCGTTTTCATCGATTGGTTTTGCCTGGAAAATATTCAGTCCTTGCGATGTTAGATGGTTACAAGTCAACGAAAATTGAACATCTGATGATTAATAAAGGGCAGTACTTAAGTATTGAAATTCCAATGGAGAAAATGAGTACAATGGAAATTTCAAATTAATTCTTCCGAAATAATTAGATATTTGATATCATGTTACCCCGAATAATTTATCTGGAATACAAATAAAAAATCACTTAATATATAAAAAACAGGAACAATTTTATCGATTTGAAGCAGAAATGGAGGCAGTTGAATGAAAAAGTGGTTGATCGTGGTATTTTTATTTCAAATTTTTATGATCAATGCTTTTGCACAGCAATCACAAACACAGCATTATGTCAAAGTAAAATCAGAGAATCTTCGCCTGGCACCTAATGGCGACATCATTGCTATTGTAATTGGTGGAACAAGACTAAACGTTCTTAAAGAAGAAGGACAGTGGGTAAAAGTCCAGATGGAAGGTTATATTTGGAAACCATCTATTACGTCCGATTTGTCTGCAGTTGAGGGTTATAAAATACACGCTTTTCACATATTATTAAAGACCCAGGTAGAAGCACAATCTGTTTTAGACAAGGTGAAAGCAGGTGGAGATTTTAAAAAATTAGCGGCTGAATATTCGATTGATCCTGGTGCGGAAAAAAGTCAAGGAGATTTGGGGTATTTTAGTAGAGGTGATCTGATAAAAGAATTTGAAGACGTGGCATTTAATCTGAAGATAAATGAAACCTCGGGTATCGTAAAATCATCGTTGGGATATCATATCATTCGACGGATAGAATAAATGGTTAAGGTAGTCAAACCCAAACAATTATCTTCCAGTAAAATTTTGGATCAAGTACTAGATTAATTTATTAATTGGGGGTTTACGATTAGTGAGGATCGCCAATTAACCTGAATAATTCATGAATCATGCATTTTAAACTTAAAACTTCAAATCATGTCATCCCGCCGCGCGACGGGATCTATTTCCATCAATATGAAAAAGCTGAATATTAAGAATGAAATATAGTAAAAAATTATTTTCTTGAATAACAGTGATAAGATTTATGAGTTATTCAGGTTAATTACATTTAACTTGCATTAGACTAGTAGTGAAGATTGACGAACAAGAAAAACAAATGATGAAACAATTGGAAGAATTTATTTCAAGTATCGATATAAATGTCGATGGCTCCAAATAATTAGTTTTCTGAAAAATCAATTTTGAAGGGGGTTTAGCAGCCTCTAATTTTATTTAAATAAATTCATAAATTTAACTGGGGTAGTATGTTTGCTAAAGTTTTAAGTGCCGGGGTTCTGGGGATTGATGCTTATGTGATCGACGTCGAAGTTCACCTAGAAGGACAGGCGCCATATTTTGCAATTGTTGGTTTGCCGGATGGTGCAGTCAAAGAATCTCGAGAGCGGGTCGAAGCTGCAATAAAAAATTGTGATTTTCGCTTTCCGTTAAAAAAGATCATCGTAAATTTGGCACCTGCGGATATTAAGAAGGAAGGTTCATCCCTGGATTTGCCCATTGCCCTGGGTATTTTGTCGGCATCAGGCAAGATTATGTCTGACAAATTAAATGATTACGTGCTTTTGGGTGAACTTTCATTGGATGGGAATCTGCGCAGCGTTCGCGGAGCTTTACCGATTTCAGTGGCAGCACGAGATGTCGGAAAGAAAGGCATTATTCTTCCCAGGGTTAACGCGATTGAAGCTGCTATGGTGCAGGGAATCGAAATCATACCGGTAAACAATCTCCTGGAAGCCATCTCCTTTTTAAACGGCGACAGCGATATTTCACCCTTTCAACTGGATATGGAAAAAATGTTTATCAGTAAGCGATTTTATTCATTTGATTTTTCCGATGTAAAAGGACAGGAACAAGCGAAGCGTTCCCTGGAAGTCGCCGCAGCAGGAGGACACAACATTTTGATGATTGGACCGCCTGGCTCTGGTAAGACCATGCTTGCCAAGCGTTTTCCCACCATACTTCCGGATTTAACCGTAGAAGAAGCGCTGGAGACGACTAAGATTTACTCGGTTTCAGGTAAGTTACCGCCAAATACATCTTTGGTTGCAATACGCCCTTACCGCTCACCTCACCATACAATCAGCGACGCAGGCTTAATCGGCGGTGGACATATTCCGCACCCTGGAGAAGTAAGCCTGGCAAATCACGGTGTCTTGTTTTTGGACGAGTTGCCGGAATTCAGGAAGAATGTTCTTGAGGTGATGCGGCAACCACTGGAAGATGGTTGTGTTACAATTTCCAGGGCCATGGTTAGTATCACATACCCTGCTAATTTTATGCTTGCAGCCGCGATGAATCCATGTCCTTGCGGTTATTTAACTGATCCCACCCACGAGTGTACGTGTACTGTTCCGGTCGTGCAGCGTTACCGTGCTAAAGTTTCAGGGCCGCTATTAGATCGCATTGACATCCATGTTGAAGTTCCTGCAGTTGCGTATGAAGACCTGGCTTCAAAAAAATTGGGAGAGAAGTCCGAGGCAATACGGTCGAGAGTGAAGAAAGCCAGAAAAGTTCAACTGCAACGGT
This sequence is a window from candidate division KSB1 bacterium. Protein-coding genes within it:
- a CDS encoding peptidylprolyl isomerase; this encodes MEGYIWKPSITSDLSAVEGYKIHAFHILLKTQVEAQSVLDKVKAGGDFKKLAAEYSIDPGAEKSQGDLGYFSRGDLIKEFEDVAFNLKINETSGIVKSSLGYHIIRRIE
- the ispG gene encoding flavodoxin-dependent (E)-4-hydroxy-3-methylbut-2-enyl-diphosphate synthase, whose amino-acid sequence is MERRKTRQVNVGNIKIGGDAPISVQSMTTKKTEDVEAIVAEIRRMEEAGCEIIRITVPNDEAADGFAEIRKRIKSPLVADIHFNYRMALRAIEAGADKIRLNPGNIGSVDRIRAVLKAAKERGIPIRIGVNSGSVERDLLEKYGYPTPEAMVESAIKNVEICQDFGFDDIVISVKSSDVATMIQCYQLLSEKVDFPLHLGVTEAGLKEKGSIKSSIGIGTLLSQGIGDTIRVSLTEDVVEEVKVGYEILKSLRIRNYGVNIVACPTCGRIEVDLVDIVTKVEKQLEKYKDKNLTVSILGCAVNGPGEAREADIGLAFGKGSALVFKKGVKERMLNEDEVVNYLKEEIENWPDPE
- a CDS encoding YifB family Mg chelatase-like AAA ATPase, which translates into the protein MFAKVLSAGVLGIDAYVIDVEVHLEGQAPYFAIVGLPDGAVKESRERVEAAIKNCDFRFPLKKIIVNLAPADIKKEGSSLDLPIALGILSASGKIMSDKLNDYVLLGELSLDGNLRSVRGALPISVAARDVGKKGIILPRVNAIEAAMVQGIEIIPVNNLLEAISFLNGDSDISPFQLDMEKMFISKRFYSFDFSDVKGQEQAKRSLEVAAAGGHNILMIGPPGSGKTMLAKRFPTILPDLTVEEALETTKIYSVSGKLPPNTSLVAIRPYRSPHHTISDAGLIGGGHIPHPGEVSLANHGVLFLDELPEFRKNVLEVMRQPLEDGCVTISRAMVSITYPANFMLAAAMNPCPCGYLTDPTHECTCTVPVVQRYRAKVSGPLLDRIDIHVEVPAVAYEDLASKKLGEKSEAIRSRVKKARKVQLQRFESEAKIFCNAHMQSREIREYCEIDTPSKELLKIAITRLGLSARAYDRILKVSRTIADLEDEELILTQHVSEAIQYRSLDRDFVASI